Proteins from a genomic interval of Stenotrophomonas sp. WZN-1:
- a CDS encoding DUF2796 domain-containing protein, producing the protein MKRSAALFLLLAASAAQAHDVRQLGAHVHGQATVDLALDQQTLEFALQAPGIGILDFERPPANAAEQAALARAIALLKDGRWVTLPTAAGCRLSGNDAKAEGFDAMATPPPAGQHRHAGFSATLQYHCARPAELRAIVVRLPALFPGLHEVIVNSATPHGQNRSVLTPDNLRVVLAP; encoded by the coding sequence ATGAAGCGTTCTGCTGCTCTTTTCCTGCTGCTGGCTGCCAGCGCCGCACAGGCCCATGATGTCCGCCAGCTGGGTGCGCACGTACACGGCCAGGCCACCGTAGATCTCGCGCTCGACCAGCAGACGCTGGAATTCGCCCTGCAGGCCCCCGGCATCGGCATCCTTGATTTCGAACGGCCGCCGGCCAATGCGGCCGAACAGGCGGCGTTGGCGCGTGCGATCGCGCTGCTGAAGGACGGCCGCTGGGTCACCCTGCCCACTGCTGCGGGCTGCCGCCTTTCCGGCAACGATGCCAAGGCCGAGGGCTTCGATGCGATGGCCACGCCGCCGCCGGCAGGACAGCATCGGCATGCGGGATTCAGCGCAACGCTGCAGTACCACTGCGCCAGGCCGGCCGAGCTGCGGGCCATCGTCGTGCGCCTGCCCGCGCTGTTCCCGGGCCTGCACGAAGTGATCGTCAACAGCGCAACTCCCCATGGCCAGAACCGCAGCGTGCTTACCCCGGACAACCTGCGCGTGGTGCTGGCACCGTGA
- a CDS encoding SDR family oxidoreductase — MTLSPTRSVALVTGGSRGIGAAISRRLAADGHAVVINYAGRRDDAEALAAELNAAGAQALALQADVADPQAVHQLFDAIEARFGGLDVVVNNAGVLQLAPLADSDDALFERVIGINLKGAFNVLRESARRVRDGGRLISLSTSVVGIRLENYSVYAASKAAVETMGAILSKELRGRDITVNAVAPGPTATALFLEGKSPELIERLAKMNPLERLGTPEDIAGAVAFLAGADGRWINGQVLRANGGMV; from the coding sequence ATGACCCTCTCCCCCACCCGCTCCGTTGCCCTGGTCACCGGCGGTTCCCGCGGCATCGGTGCCGCCATTTCGCGCCGGCTCGCCGCCGATGGCCATGCCGTGGTGATCAACTATGCCGGCCGCCGCGATGATGCCGAGGCATTGGCCGCCGAGCTCAACGCCGCCGGCGCGCAGGCCCTTGCCCTGCAGGCCGATGTGGCCGACCCGCAAGCGGTGCACCAGCTGTTCGACGCCATCGAGGCTCGTTTCGGTGGTCTCGATGTGGTGGTCAATAATGCTGGCGTGCTGCAGTTGGCGCCGCTGGCCGACAGCGACGATGCCCTGTTCGAACGGGTGATCGGGATCAACCTGAAGGGCGCCTTCAACGTGCTGCGCGAAAGTGCGCGACGGGTGCGCGACGGCGGCCGCCTGATCAGCCTGTCCACCAGCGTGGTCGGCATCCGACTGGAGAACTACAGCGTGTATGCCGCCAGCAAGGCAGCCGTGGAGACGATGGGTGCGATCCTCAGCAAGGAACTGCGCGGGCGTGACATCACCGTCAATGCAGTGGCACCGGGCCCGACGGCCACCGCCCTGTTCCTGGAGGGCAAGTCACCCGAGCTGATCGAGCGGTTGGCGAAGATGAATCCCTTGGAACGGCTGGGTACGCCGGAGGACATCGCCGGCGCGGTGGCGTTCCTGGCCGGTGCCGATGGCCGGTGGATCAACGGCCAGGTGCTTCGCGCCAACGGCGGGATGGTGTAG
- a CDS encoding heavy metal sensor histidine kinase: MNLRRSIAVRLTLLFATVATLVLAALGVAIYVSARHDLVAQDFIDLENKVALIRDLAGNGPASARGPRLAEALGHHPDIAFHIVDGRGGVLFSTAPALLREHARSQPIDAAPRRHDWILADGRCMHALHLRQTLADGSQLVTLVAIDDDRHADFLQRFRHLLAIAIIGAAVASSLLGGYVVRRTLRPLRTLADEARQITAGRLQRRLSARSAPAELEQLAQTLNGMLARLQQDFARLTGFSGDLAHELRTPITNMLTQVQVVLAHPRSNEAYRETLVSCAEELQQLAQTVGDLLYLAQAEAPGALPSRELVALDVVVDSLLEFYDLLAEDQQLTLHREGTACVEGNRLMLHRAIANLLSNALKHAALGSDVRVRLVEHGDLCRISVHNIGPPIAEEALPRLFDRFYRGERGRHEGAGLGLAITRAIAQAHGGTVNVTSDETGTVFELALPSASAR, encoded by the coding sequence ATGAACCTGCGCCGTTCCATCGCGGTACGGCTGACGCTGCTGTTCGCCACGGTCGCCACGCTGGTGCTGGCCGCGCTGGGCGTGGCGATCTATGTAAGCGCCCGCCACGATCTGGTCGCCCAGGATTTCATCGACCTGGAAAACAAGGTCGCGCTGATCCGTGACTTGGCCGGCAATGGGCCTGCATCCGCGCGCGGGCCGCGGTTGGCCGAGGCGCTCGGCCACCATCCGGATATCGCCTTCCACATCGTCGACGGGCGTGGCGGCGTGCTGTTCTCCACCGCACCGGCACTCCTGCGCGAGCATGCGCGCAGCCAGCCCATCGATGCCGCGCCACGGCGGCACGACTGGATCCTTGCCGATGGCCGCTGCATGCATGCCCTGCACCTGCGCCAGACGCTGGCCGATGGCAGCCAGCTGGTGACCCTGGTGGCCATCGACGACGACCGCCATGCCGATTTCCTGCAGCGCTTCCGCCACCTGCTGGCGATCGCCATCATCGGCGCCGCCGTGGCCAGCAGCCTGCTCGGCGGCTACGTGGTGCGGCGCACGTTGCGGCCGCTGCGCACGCTGGCCGATGAAGCCCGGCAGATCACCGCCGGCCGGTTGCAGCGCCGCCTGAGCGCGCGCAGTGCCCCGGCCGAACTGGAACAGCTGGCGCAGACGCTCAACGGCATGCTGGCACGATTGCAGCAGGACTTCGCGCGGCTGACCGGGTTCTCCGGTGACCTGGCCCATGAACTGCGCACGCCGATCACCAACATGCTGACCCAGGTGCAGGTGGTGCTGGCGCACCCGCGCAGCAACGAGGCTTATCGCGAGACGCTGGTGTCCTGTGCCGAGGAGCTGCAGCAGCTGGCGCAGACCGTGGGCGACCTGCTGTACCTGGCGCAGGCCGAAGCACCGGGCGCGCTGCCTTCGCGCGAGCTGGTGGCGCTGGACGTCGTGGTGGATTCGCTGTTGGAGTTCTACGACCTGCTGGCCGAAGACCAGCAGTTGACCCTGCATCGCGAAGGCACCGCATGCGTCGAAGGCAACCGGCTGATGCTGCATCGGGCAATCGCCAACCTGCTGTCGAACGCGTTGAAGCACGCGGCACTGGGTAGCGACGTGCGGGTGCGGTTGGTCGAGCACGGCGACCTCTGCAGGATCAGCGTGCACAACATCGGCCCGCCGATTGCCGAAGAAGCGCTGCCGCGCCTGTTCGATCGTTTCTACCGCGGCGAGCGCGGCCGCCACGAGGGCGCCGGACTGGGCCTGGCAATCACCCGCGCGATCGCACAGGCGCATGGCGGAACGGTAAACGTGACCTCCGATGAAACCGGCACCGTGTTCGAGCTGGCGCTGCCTAGCGCATCAGCCCGTTAA
- a CDS encoding heavy metal response regulator transcription factor has protein sequence MKLLIVEDEPKTGNYLRQGLIEAGYVVDLACNGVDGLHLAGSGEYQLLILDVMLPGLDGWNVLSRLREAGWQVPVLFLTARSSIADRVQGLELGADDYLGKPFAFAELLARVRTLLRRGQALPQAERIVIADLVVDTLRRRVERAGQRITLSPKEYTLLELLARRRGEVLPRSLIASQVWDMNFDSDTNVIDVAIRRLRAKIDDGFDARLIVTVRGMGYVLETPDDGAAHSG, from the coding sequence ATGAAACTGCTGATCGTCGAAGACGAACCCAAGACCGGCAATTACCTGCGCCAGGGCCTGATCGAAGCCGGCTACGTGGTCGATCTCGCCTGCAACGGTGTCGATGGGCTGCATCTGGCCGGCAGCGGCGAGTACCAGCTGCTCATCCTCGACGTGATGCTGCCCGGCCTGGATGGCTGGAACGTGCTGTCGCGGCTGCGCGAAGCCGGATGGCAGGTGCCGGTGCTGTTCCTGACCGCGCGCAGCAGCATTGCCGACCGCGTGCAGGGCCTGGAGCTGGGCGCCGACGACTACCTGGGCAAGCCGTTCGCCTTCGCCGAGCTGCTGGCGCGCGTGCGTACCCTGCTGCGCCGGGGCCAGGCGCTGCCGCAGGCCGAGCGCATCGTCATCGCCGATCTGGTGGTGGACACCCTGCGCCGCCGGGTCGAACGCGCTGGGCAGCGCATCACCCTCAGTCCGAAGGAGTACACCCTGCTGGAACTGCTGGCGCGACGCCGCGGCGAGGTGCTGCCGCGCTCGTTGATCGCCTCGCAGGTGTGGGACATGAACTTCGACAGCGACACCAACGTGATCGACGTGGCGATCCGCCGCCTGCGCGCCAAGATCGACGATGGCTTCGACGCCAGGCTGATCGTCACCGTGCGCGGCATGGGCTACGTGCTGGAGACGCCGGACGACGGCGCAGCCCACAGCGGATGA
- a CDS encoding ATP-binding cassette domain-containing protein, whose translation MSMRPVIALDDVQFGYGRRLVLDVPRLWIEQGSSVLLRGISGGGKSTLLGLLAGVLLPAKGSVEVAGHALQAMRGAARDRFRADHLGVIFQQFNLLPFLSVRDNIALGLRFSRLRSERISGSVDAEIVRLLRALQLDPALMQRRSGRLSVGQQQRVAAARALIGRPALLLADEPTSALDREAATAFLELMSAQCQAAGTTVLVVSHDDSLQPLFDRTISLSEINQAGAGHA comes from the coding sequence GTGAGCATGCGACCGGTGATTGCGTTGGATGATGTGCAGTTCGGCTATGGCCGACGGCTGGTGCTGGATGTGCCGCGGCTTTGGATCGAGCAGGGCAGCAGCGTGTTGCTGCGCGGAATCAGCGGCGGTGGCAAAAGTACGCTGCTGGGCCTGTTGGCCGGTGTGCTGCTGCCTGCCAAGGGCAGCGTCGAGGTCGCCGGCCACGCGCTGCAGGCAATGCGCGGGGCCGCACGGGATCGATTCCGTGCCGATCATCTGGGCGTGATCTTCCAGCAGTTCAACCTGCTGCCGTTCCTCAGCGTGCGCGACAACATCGCGCTCGGCCTGCGCTTCTCGCGCCTGCGCAGTGAGCGCATCAGTGGTTCGGTGGATGCCGAGATCGTGCGCCTGCTGCGCGCCCTGCAACTGGACCCGGCGCTGATGCAGCGGCGCTCGGGCAGGCTCAGTGTCGGCCAGCAGCAACGCGTGGCGGCAGCACGCGCCCTGATCGGCCGGCCGGCGTTGCTGCTGGCCGATGAGCCCACTTCAGCGCTCGACCGCGAAGCGGCGACCGCCTTCCTGGAGCTGATGTCCGCGCAATGCCAGGCGGCCGGCACCACGGTGCTGGTGGTCAGCCATGACGACAGCCTGCAGCCATTGTTCGATCGCACGATTTCACTGTCCGAGATCAACCAGGCAGGTGCCGGCCATGCTTGA
- the dkgB gene encoding 2,5-didehydrogluconate reductase DkgB produces MSVPSFGVGTFRLTGQTVIDSVRNALELGYRAIDTAQIYGNEAEVGQAIAESGVPRDQLFLTTKIWVDNYAADKLIPSLRDSLAKLRTDHVDLLLIHWPAPGNGVELREYMTALAEAKTLGLTRQIGVSNFNITLTRQAIEVVGAGEIATNQIELSPYLQNPALTAFLQDQGIAVTSYMTLAYGKVLKDPVLAAIADKHHATVAQVALAWALQRGYSVIPSSTKRENLASNLLAQDLRLDDDDMAAIAALERNGREVDPPGLAPAWD; encoded by the coding sequence ATGAGCGTTCCTTCCTTTGGCGTCGGCACTTTCCGCCTGACCGGCCAGACCGTCATCGACTCGGTACGCAACGCCCTCGAGCTCGGCTACCGTGCGATCGACACCGCGCAGATCTACGGCAACGAAGCCGAGGTCGGCCAGGCCATCGCCGAATCCGGCGTGCCGCGCGACCAGCTGTTCCTGACCACCAAGATCTGGGTGGACAATTACGCCGCCGACAAGCTGATCCCGAGCCTGCGCGACAGCCTGGCCAAGCTGCGCACCGATCATGTGGACCTGCTGCTGATCCACTGGCCGGCGCCGGGCAATGGCGTTGAACTGCGCGAGTACATGACCGCGCTGGCTGAAGCCAAGACGTTGGGCCTGACCCGCCAGATCGGTGTGTCCAACTTCAACATCACGCTGACGCGGCAGGCCATCGAGGTGGTCGGCGCAGGCGAGATCGCCACCAACCAGATCGAACTGAGCCCCTACCTGCAGAACCCGGCGCTGACCGCTTTCCTGCAGGACCAGGGCATCGCCGTCACCTCCTACATGACCCTGGCCTACGGCAAGGTGCTGAAGGACCCGGTGCTGGCCGCCATCGCCGACAAGCACCACGCCACCGTGGCCCAGGTCGCGCTGGCGTGGGCGCTGCAGCGCGGCTACTCGGTCATTCCGTCGTCGACCAAGCGCGAGAACCTGGCCAGCAACCTGCTCGCCCAGGACCTGCGCCTGGATGACGATGACATGGCCGCGATCGCCGCGCTTGAGCGCAACGGCCGCGAAGTCGATCCGCCGGGCCTGGCACCGGCCTGGGACTGA
- a CDS encoding MerC domain-containing protein, which produces MDHIPTTPARALAQPPTSARWHPRVDLAGAWLSLACAAHCIALPLLLAFVPAAMMALRSFQHPGHGAMTLLLMMSRWECLFALLASSLALASTSAGVHRHGRWRPVQLACLGAVLLLSASLYLPLKESLLWHGVATASGGVLLACAHIGNRRALHRRR; this is translated from the coding sequence ATGGACCACATCCCCACGACGCCCGCAAGGGCCCTGGCCCAGCCGCCAACTTCGGCACGCTGGCATCCCCGCGTTGATCTGGCCGGCGCCTGGCTGTCCCTCGCCTGCGCCGCCCACTGCATCGCCCTGCCCCTGCTGCTCGCCTTCGTGCCGGCGGCGATGATGGCGCTGCGTTCGTTCCAACACCCCGGCCATGGTGCGATGACATTGCTGCTGATGATGTCGCGCTGGGAATGTCTGTTCGCGCTGCTGGCCTCTTCGCTGGCATTGGCCAGTACCTCCGCCGGGGTGCATCGGCATGGGCGCTGGCGGCCTGTGCAGCTGGCCTGCCTCGGCGCCGTCCTGCTGCTGTCGGCCTCGCTGTATCTACCGCTGAAGGAATCGCTGCTCTGGCATGGCGTGGCGACGGCCAGCGGTGGCGTGCTGCTGGCGTGCGCACACATCGGCAACCGGCGCGCGCTGCACCGCCGCCGGTAG
- a CDS encoding LysR substrate-binding domain-containing protein yields the protein MKTTLDELKAFVAVVDSGSITAAAEGLELTISATSRTLARLEDKLQTTLLRRTTRRLELTEEGAAFLEYARTILATVDEAEEQMAARRLQPVGRLRVDAATPFMLHVIVPLLEGFRERYPQVELELNSNEGITDLIEKRTDVAFRIGVLRDSTLHARPIGHSRIRVVASPEYLRRHGTPTRVEQLRTHDLLGFTQPSSLNEWPLLDDDGGPFVIEPAIASSSGETLRQMAVAGLGIACLSDFLTRQDRREGRLVQLFARQTQDVRQPINAVYYRNTALAARITCFVDHVTQTLGQRPFDE from the coding sequence ATGAAAACCACCCTGGATGAGCTGAAGGCCTTCGTTGCGGTGGTCGACAGTGGCTCGATCACCGCAGCGGCCGAAGGGCTGGAGCTGACCATCTCGGCCACCAGCCGCACCCTGGCGCGGCTGGAGGACAAGCTGCAGACCACGCTGCTGCGGCGGACCACGCGGCGGCTGGAACTGACCGAGGAAGGCGCGGCGTTCCTGGAGTACGCGCGCACGATCCTGGCCACGGTCGACGAGGCCGAGGAACAGATGGCCGCGCGACGCCTGCAACCGGTCGGGCGCCTGCGCGTGGACGCGGCCACGCCGTTCATGCTGCACGTGATCGTGCCGCTGCTTGAGGGGTTCCGTGAGCGCTACCCGCAGGTGGAGCTGGAGCTGAATTCCAATGAGGGCATCACCGACCTGATCGAGAAACGCACCGACGTGGCGTTCCGCATTGGCGTGCTGCGCGATTCCACCCTGCATGCACGGCCGATCGGCCACAGCCGCATCCGCGTGGTGGCCAGTCCCGAGTACCTGCGCCGGCACGGCACGCCGACGCGCGTGGAGCAGCTGCGCACGCATGACCTGCTCGGCTTCACCCAGCCCAGTTCATTGAACGAGTGGCCGCTGCTCGATGACGATGGTGGGCCGTTCGTGATCGAGCCGGCCATCGCTTCGTCCAGCGGCGAGACGCTGCGGCAGATGGCGGTGGCCGGGCTGGGCATCGCCTGCCTGTCCGATTTCCTGACCCGACAGGACCGGCGTGAGGGCCGTCTGGTGCAGCTGTTTGCCAGGCAGACGCAGGACGTGCGGCAGCCGATCAACGCGGTGTACTACCGCAACACCGCGCTGGCCGCGCGCATCACCTGTTTTGTCGACCACGTGACGCAGACGCTGGGGCAGCGACCGTTCGACGAGTGA
- the copC gene encoding copper homeostasis periplasmic binding protein CopC — protein sequence MTRSLFRRASLILLLSSLAVAPLALAHPSLVRSTPAADASVAPASQIELQFSEKVMPRATRIELSMDHGRMKMAMPTTAQDISEDGHTLRARFAKPLPAGSYALQWRAVGQDSHPITGSYRFTVK from the coding sequence ATGACCCGTTCCCTGTTCCGCCGCGCGTCGCTCATTCTTCTGCTGTCCAGCCTCGCGGTTGCACCGCTGGCCCTGGCCCATCCCAGCCTGGTGCGCTCGACGCCGGCCGCCGACGCCAGTGTGGCGCCGGCCAGTCAGATCGAGCTGCAGTTCAGTGAAAAGGTGATGCCGCGCGCCACCCGCATCGAACTGAGCATGGACCATGGCCGCATGAAGATGGCCATGCCCACCACCGCGCAGGACATCTCCGAAGATGGCCACACCCTGCGTGCCCGCTTCGCCAAGCCGCTGCCGGCAGGCAGCTACGCACTGCAGTGGCGCGCGGTCGGCCAGGACAGCCATCCGATCACCGGCAGCTACCGCTTCACCGTGAAGTAG
- a CDS encoding LysR family transcriptional regulator, producing MDRFTAMRAFVRIVERRSFTRASEDLGLPRATVTDAIKALEQRLGVRLLHRTTRLVVPTLEGEAFYGRCLRLIADMDDAEAAFRDVPPRGPLRIEVHGTLGRHLLFPHLPDFLQRYPEIELEVSEGDRYVDLLREGVDAALRVGTLADSDLAARRLTLLREITVASPGYVQAYGMPGTIESLEQGHRMVGYRSSATGQLIPLEFQQGAQVRHVPLPVSVRVSGADAFLGAALAGLGIIQAPRYRMDPYIGSGQLVELLPDLPPTPSPLSLVYPRNRTPSPRLRVFIDWVAGVFGPAGINGLMR from the coding sequence ATGGACCGCTTCACGGCCATGCGCGCCTTCGTCCGTATCGTCGAGCGCCGCAGCTTCACCCGTGCCTCCGAGGACCTGGGCCTGCCGCGGGCCACGGTGACCGATGCGATCAAGGCGCTGGAACAGCGGCTGGGCGTGCGACTGCTGCACCGGACCACGCGTCTGGTGGTGCCGACGCTGGAAGGCGAGGCCTTCTATGGCCGTTGCCTGCGCCTGATCGCCGACATGGACGATGCAGAGGCCGCGTTCCGTGACGTGCCGCCGCGTGGCCCATTGCGCATTGAAGTGCATGGCACGCTGGGCCGGCACCTGCTGTTTCCGCACCTGCCGGACTTCCTGCAGCGCTACCCGGAGATCGAACTGGAGGTCAGCGAGGGCGATCGCTACGTGGATCTGCTGCGCGAAGGCGTGGATGCGGCGCTGCGTGTCGGCACGCTGGCTGACAGCGATCTGGCGGCGCGGCGGTTGACGCTGCTGCGCGAGATCACCGTGGCTTCGCCAGGTTACGTGCAGGCATATGGCATGCCCGGCACCATCGAATCGCTGGAGCAAGGCCACCGGATGGTCGGCTACCGCTCCAGCGCAACCGGCCAGCTGATTCCGCTGGAGTTCCAGCAGGGCGCGCAGGTGCGCCATGTGCCGCTGCCGGTGAGCGTGCGTGTTTCCGGTGCGGATGCCTTCCTGGGTGCAGCGCTCGCGGGGCTGGGCATCATCCAGGCGCCGCGCTACCGGATGGACCCGTACATCGGAAGCGGGCAGCTGGTTGAGCTGTTGCCGGACTTGCCGCCGACGCCGAGCCCGTTGAGCCTGGTCTACCCGCGCAACCGCACCCCATCGCCGCGGCTGCGGGTGTTCATCGATTGGGTGGCCGGGGTGTTCGGCCCGGCCGGCATTAACGGGCTGATGCGCTAG
- the copD gene encoding copper homeostasis membrane protein CopD, producing MAELSPYALRLALYLVLMLLFGRILFARPALPRGVLLALALIALLVGVTDAVARLSSVLGLSPADIDLDMARWFLTGTPVGEAGLLRLLALLAMLPLLAFAAPLQGLRRVALVALSGTALASLSWNGHAAAGDGFGGTVRLVAGIVHLLAAGAWVGALAAILQLALRPQGLRLRERTHELWQAAHRFALPGTIIVATLAMTGTYTYVDLGGSLQTLTGTAHGRWLLLKLALVGGMLGLAALHRWRLVPALATSIRGGWQPRPLRSLRHSLACESVLALLVLACVAVLGTLDPLT from the coding sequence GTGGCCGAGCTCTCGCCGTACGCGCTGCGGCTGGCGTTGTACCTGGTGCTGATGCTGCTGTTCGGGCGAATCCTGTTCGCCCGACCCGCGCTCCCGCGCGGCGTCCTGCTGGCGCTCGCGCTGATCGCGCTGCTGGTGGGGGTCACCGATGCCGTGGCCCGGCTGTCCAGCGTGCTCGGCCTGTCGCCGGCGGACATCGACCTCGACATGGCGCGCTGGTTCCTTACCGGTACGCCGGTGGGTGAAGCGGGCCTGCTGCGCCTCCTGGCGCTGCTGGCAATGCTGCCGCTGCTGGCATTCGCCGCGCCGCTGCAGGGCCTGCGCCGCGTAGCCCTGGTGGCGCTTTCCGGCACGGCCCTGGCCAGCCTGTCCTGGAATGGGCATGCCGCTGCGGGCGATGGGTTCGGCGGTACCGTGCGGCTGGTCGCCGGCATCGTGCATCTGCTGGCCGCCGGCGCTTGGGTCGGCGCACTTGCCGCCATCCTGCAGCTGGCGCTGCGTCCGCAGGGCCTGCGCCTGCGCGAACGCACCCATGAACTGTGGCAGGCCGCGCACCGCTTCGCCCTGCCCGGCACGATCATCGTCGCCACGCTGGCGATGACCGGCACTTATACCTATGTCGATCTCGGCGGCTCCCTGCAGACCCTGACCGGCACCGCGCATGGACGATGGCTGCTGCTCAAGCTGGCCCTGGTGGGCGGCATGCTGGGGTTGGCGGCGCTGCATCGCTGGCGGCTGGTGCCGGCGCTGGCCACCTCCATCCGCGGCGGCTGGCAACCGCGGCCGCTGCGCTCCCTGCGCCACAGCCTGGCCTGCGAGTCGGTGCTGGCGCTGCTGGTGCTGGCCTGCGTGGCGGTACTCGGCACATTGGATCCGCTGACGTGA